Proteins from a genomic interval of Oncorhynchus kisutch isolate 150728-3 linkage group LG28, Okis_V2, whole genome shotgun sequence:
- the LOC109873017 gene encoding UDP-glucose 6-dehydrogenase: protein MVEVRKICCIGAGYVGGPTCSVIAQMCPEVTVTVVDVNEDRIRAWNSDSLPIFEPGLQEVVDSCRGVNLFFSTDIDEAIKNADLVFISVNTPTKTFGIGKGRAADLKYIEACARRIADVSIGCKIVVEKSTVPVRAAESIRRIFNANTKSSFNFQVLSNPEFLAEGTAIADLKNPDRVLIGGDETPEGQHAIEALRSIYEHWVPKSKIITTNTWSSELSKLAANAFLAQRISSINSISALCEVTGADVEEVAHAIGTDQRIGSCFLKASVGFGGSCFQKDVLNLVYLCEVLNLPEVARYWQQVIEINDYQRKRFSSRIISCLFNTVTDKKIALLGFAFKKNTGDTRESSSIYISRYLLEEGACLHIYDPKVKAQQIMHDLIQPTPSERHDPATVSRLVTIVTDPYKACENAHAIVICTEWDMFTELDYEKIYKAMLKPAFIFDGRRILDSLHDQLQHIGFQVETIGKRVNQRIHFTAIEDKSEIDQQQPLKKIKL from the exons ATGGTGGAGGTGAGGAAGATCTGTTGTATTGGGGCTGGCTACGTGGGCGGTCCCACCTGCAGCGTGATCGCCCAGATGTGCCCCGAGGTGACGGTTACCGTGGTGGACGTGAACGAGGACCGTATCCGTGCCTGGAATTCTGATAGCCTTCCCATCTTTGAG CCTGGACTCCAGGAAGTGGTGGACTCATGCCGCGGGGTCAACCTTTTCTTCTCCACAGACATTGATGAGGCCATAAAAAATGCAGACCTCGTTTTCATAtct GTCAATACGCCTACCAAGACATTTGGGATTGGCAAGGGTCGAGCAGCGGACCTGAAGTACATAGAAGCATGTGCCCGGCGCATTGCTGATGTGTCCATCGGGTGTAAGATTGTTGTAGAGAAAAGCACAGTTCCTGTACGTGCTGCTGAGAGCATCCGCCGCATCTTCAACGCCAACACCAAAAGTAGCTTCAACTTTCAG GTCCTCTCAAACCCAGAGTTTCTTGCTGAGGGAACAGCCATCGCTGATCTGAAGAATCCAGACAGGGTATTGATTGGAGGGGATGAGACCCCTGAGGGCCAACATGCTATTGAGGCCCTGCGGAGCATCTATGAGCACTGGGTCCCCAAAAGCAAGATTATCACCACCAACACCTGGTCCTCTGAGCTCTCCAAGCTG GCAGCCAATGCCTTTCTGGCCCAACGTATCAGTAGCATCAACTCCATCAGTGCCCTGTGCGAGGTAACTGGTGCTGATGTAGAGGAGGTGGCTCATGCCATCGGGACAGACCAGAGAATAGGCAGTTGCTTCCTGAAGGCCAGCGTGG GATTTGGTGGCAGCTGTTTCCAGAAGGATGTCCTCAATCTTGTGTACCTATGCGAGGTGCTAAACCTACCAGAGGTTGCAAGATACTGGCAACAG GTTATAGAGATAAACGATTACCAGCGAAAACGATTCTCTTCGCGGATAATCAGCTGCCTCTTCAACACAGTGACAGACAAGAAGATAGCCTTGCTAGGATTCGCTTTCAAGAAAAACACAGGCGATACAAG GGAATCCTCTAGTATCTACATCAGTCGATACCTGCTGGAGGAGGGAGCCTGTCTACACATCTATGACCCCAAGGTTAAAGCGCAGCAGATCATGCACGACCTGATTCAGCCCACACCCTCAGAAAGACATGACCCCGCCACAG TTTCTCGTCTAGTCACAATCGTCACTGACCCATACAAGGCTTGTGAGAACGCCCATGCAATTGTCATCTGCACAGAGTGGGATATGTTTacg GAGCTGGACTATGAGAAGATCTATAAAGCCATGCTGAAACCTGCCTTCATCTTTGACGGTAGAAGGATCTTGGACAGCTTGCATGACCAACTCCAGCATATCGGCTTCCAG GTGGAGACTATTGGGAAAAGAGTTAACCAGAGGATCCACTTCACTGCCATCGAGGACAAGTCAGAAATAGACCAACAGCAACCATTGAAGAAGATCAAACTATGA